In Chitinispirillales bacterium ANBcel5, the following are encoded in one genomic region:
- a CDS encoding ABC transporter permease, whose product METQDITLTGLIIIYALAAIPLVLFHFTGIKLVKKSIISIARMSVQLFLVGVYLQVVFTMNNFLLNALWILIMIIIAGFNVNSNAGVKSKPMLLITFCGLLTSTIIIASVFIALGIQPQPLYDARYLIPIAGMIVGNSLRGNVIGLDRFVTQIKHNEKEYLSSLFMGATPFEAVQPFFINSVKSALLPTISTVATMGIVSLPGMMTGQILGGSSPLIAIRYQVGIMLAIFASSTIGIYMNLFLSFRYMFNQSGFVKSEFLT is encoded by the coding sequence ATGGAAACTCAGGATATTACACTTACCGGTCTGATTATAATTTATGCCCTCGCGGCTATTCCACTTGTACTCTTTCATTTTACCGGCATTAAACTTGTAAAAAAGTCGATAATCTCTATCGCGCGCATGTCGGTACAGCTTTTTCTTGTAGGGGTGTATCTTCAGGTAGTTTTTACAATGAATAACTTCCTGTTGAATGCACTGTGGATACTGATAATGATCATAATTGCCGGGTTCAATGTTAATTCCAATGCAGGAGTTAAGAGCAAACCCATGCTCCTGATAACCTTTTGCGGCCTTCTTACCAGCACAATAATAATTGCTTCAGTGTTTATTGCCTTAGGAATACAGCCTCAGCCTCTCTATGATGCACGCTATCTTATCCCTATTGCGGGCATGATTGTGGGAAACAGCTTGAGGGGAAATGTTATTGGCCTCGATCGCTTTGTCACTCAGATAAAACATAATGAAAAAGAGTACCTTAGCAGCTTATTTATGGGAGCGACTCCATTTGAAGCGGTACAGCCATTTTTCATAAATTCAGTAAAGAGTGCTCTGTTGCCAACCATCTCTACTGTTGCAACGATGGGAATAGTTTCCCTTCCGGGTATGATGACCGGACAGATTCTTGGCGGCTCATCACCTCTTATCGCAATCAGATATCAGGTGGGGATAATGCTGGCGATATTTGCTTCATCAACCATTGGTATTTATATGAATCTGTTCCTTTCCTTCAGGTATATGTTTAACCAATCAGGATTTGTAAAAAGTGAGTTTCTTACTTAA